The following coding sequences are from one Paenibacillus sp. FSL R5-0912 window:
- a CDS encoding sugar ABC transporter substrate-binding protein has product MIKMNKVLGNKGVKLALLLMAAMLVVAGCSSNGGSKKGSDVSIEDRYTVDPETPAWQLDKKSETTELTWYVNADWWNTDFGKDVVTKKIKEDLNIDIKFITGDDTKLNTFFAGGDMPDLLTIFDSNSPVVQKAATWALPLNDLAEKYDPYFNKVAAADTLNWFQLKDGKTYGYPNYSNTQADYDSGNIPAKTAFVIRKDVYEALGSPSFGTPEEFKSVLNQIKTQFPDMIPFGFNSIGEGTGSLGDVLQDFIGVPLETEDGKFYNRNLDEDYLTWLRTLNAVYRDGAISDDSFADDGTGFEEKVKSGKYATMLLDGTPQQGGNLQIFMSANPGKEYIAIDGPQSTVGHQPTLNQSGITGWMISYITKDCKDPAKAIQIFTYLLSEEGQKLMNYGIEGETYKANSDGTVELLPEVKDLQLNNADKFKKDYRMGEFMFFGHDRHKALSKDAFPESIKQMQEWGQGKLKPHFILENINPDQGTAEARGLTAINTTWNTTMVSMIRAKDDAAFDSTLADYKAFLDKNSWDKIVEIRSGKMQANKDKLGIK; this is encoded by the coding sequence ATGATTAAGATGAATAAAGTCCTGGGGAATAAGGGTGTTAAGCTTGCGCTGCTGCTGATGGCGGCAATGCTGGTGGTGGCAGGCTGCAGCTCAAACGGCGGTTCGAAGAAGGGCAGCGATGTCTCAATAGAAGACCGCTACACGGTGGACCCGGAAACCCCGGCCTGGCAGCTGGATAAGAAATCGGAGACTACGGAATTGACCTGGTATGTCAACGCGGACTGGTGGAACACCGATTTCGGCAAGGATGTAGTAACCAAGAAGATCAAAGAGGATCTGAACATTGACATCAAGTTCATTACGGGGGACGACACCAAGCTGAATACGTTCTTCGCGGGCGGTGATATGCCGGATCTGCTGACGATCTTCGACTCGAACTCCCCGGTCGTGCAAAAGGCCGCTACCTGGGCGCTCCCGCTGAATGATCTGGCCGAGAAATACGATCCGTACTTCAACAAGGTCGCTGCGGCCGACACACTGAACTGGTTCCAACTGAAAGACGGCAAAACCTACGGTTATCCTAACTATTCCAATACACAGGCAGATTACGACAGCGGCAACATTCCGGCCAAAACCGCTTTTGTCATCCGGAAGGATGTCTATGAAGCACTGGGCAGCCCATCCTTCGGGACCCCGGAAGAATTCAAGAGTGTCCTGAACCAGATCAAAACACAGTTCCCTGACATGATTCCTTTCGGCTTCAACTCCATTGGGGAAGGCACCGGATCGCTCGGGGATGTGCTGCAGGATTTCATCGGCGTTCCGCTTGAAACGGAAGACGGCAAGTTCTACAACCGCAATCTGGATGAGGATTACCTGACCTGGCTCCGGACGCTGAATGCCGTATATAGAGACGGGGCGATCAGTGACGACAGCTTCGCCGATGACGGTACAGGCTTTGAGGAGAAAGTGAAGTCCGGTAAATATGCCACGATGCTGCTCGACGGGACTCCACAGCAGGGCGGTAATCTGCAGATCTTCATGAGTGCTAATCCGGGAAAAGAGTACATTGCCATCGATGGCCCGCAGAGCACGGTTGGACATCAGCCTACACTCAATCAGTCCGGAATTACCGGCTGGATGATCAGCTACATCACCAAAGACTGCAAGGACCCGGCTAAAGCGATTCAAATCTTCACGTACCTGCTGAGTGAAGAAGGCCAGAAGCTGATGAACTATGGTATTGAAGGCGAGACCTACAAGGCAAATAGCGACGGTACGGTTGAATTGCTGCCGGAAGTGAAGGATCTGCAGCTGAATAATGCGGATAAGTTCAAGAAGGATTACCGGATGGGCGAATTCATGTTCTTCGGGCATGACCGCCACAAAGCGCTGAGCAAGGATGCCTTCCCTGAATCGATCAAGCAAATGCAGGAATGGGGCCAAGGCAAGCTGAAACCGCATTTCATTCTGGAGAACATTAATCCGGATCAGGGTACGGCTGAAGCCCGCGGTCTGACGGCGATTAACACCACCTGGAATACAACAATGGTAAGCATGATCCGTGCCAAGGATGATGCAGCCTTTGACAGTACCTTGGCTGACTATAAAGCCTTCCTGGACAAAAACAGCTGGGATAAGATCGTAGAGATCCGCAGCGGGAAGATGCAAGCCAACAAGGATAAACTGGGCATTAAATAA
- a CDS encoding carbohydrate ABC transporter permease gives MNRKVVKEDIDSRIFDAVNMVLLIIFMVIILVPLWNVIISSLSSGKALAEGGFIFWSKEFSLENYRAVFNDSSIGQSFLVSISKTFVGVFTHVFFCAMIGYGLSKRYIRGRKLYVAMGVITMFFSGGMIPTYLLIKSLGLLNSFWVYIIPALFSYYDVVILMNFFRNVPDSLEESAKIDGAGDWHIFLKIFIPLSMPAMATIALFNGVGQWNDFMTTKLYITNQALYPLQMKLYEIIVQSQTQSMQNIGGSAVIETTTKGVQLATIVITTLPIVAMYPVLQRYFISGMMMGAVKE, from the coding sequence GTGAACCGAAAGGTGGTTAAAGAAGATATCGACAGCCGGATCTTTGACGCGGTCAATATGGTTCTGCTGATAATCTTCATGGTTATTATTCTCGTTCCCTTATGGAACGTCATTATTTCATCCTTGAGCTCAGGCAAGGCGCTTGCCGAAGGCGGATTTATCTTCTGGTCCAAGGAATTCTCCCTGGAGAATTACCGCGCCGTATTCAATGACAGCAGCATTGGGCAGTCCTTCCTGGTCTCCATCTCCAAAACCTTTGTCGGGGTTTTCACCCATGTGTTCTTCTGCGCCATGATCGGCTACGGTCTCAGCAAAAGATACATCCGCGGCCGCAAGCTGTATGTGGCGATGGGCGTGATTACGATGTTTTTCTCAGGCGGGATGATTCCGACCTACCTGCTCATTAAATCGCTTGGACTTCTGAACAGCTTCTGGGTGTATATCATACCCGCATTATTCAGCTATTACGACGTTGTCATTCTGATGAACTTTTTCCGGAATGTCCCGGATTCGCTGGAAGAATCGGCCAAGATTGACGGCGCAGGCGACTGGCATATTTTCCTCAAAATCTTCATTCCGCTCTCCATGCCTGCGATGGCGACAATCGCTCTGTTCAACGGGGTGGGGCAATGGAACGACTTCATGACAACGAAGCTATATATCACCAATCAGGCCCTCTATCCGCTACAGATGAAGCTGTATGAGATTATCGTGCAGTCACAGACCCAGTCGATGCAGAACATCGGGGGCTCCGCCGTGATTGAAACCACCACCAAAGGGGTTCAACTAGCAACAATTGTCATTACTACCCTGCCGATTGTTGCGATGTATCCAGTTCTTCAAAGGTACTTTATCTCCGGCATGATGATGGGGGCGGTCAAAGAGTAG
- a CDS encoding ABC transporter permease produces the protein MNKTAVVPATSMPPNAKKPMGQRIKEFVIDYKRQWEIQSMILPGIIFMIIFCYIPIYGLTIAFKNYTVIDTLSTAPWVGLDNFKIILSDEYFWDAVVNTLGISFLKLGIGFVIPIILAIMIYELNMGRFKKFVQTISYLPHFLSWIVLGGMLITWFSTSGLFNELLLNLGLISKPSNILLDSGKYWWIATLSDIWKEAGWGTILYLAIMSKIDPTYYEAAKIDGASRLRQIWNITLPNMKSIISLNLILTVSGLLGSNLDQTLVLMNSQNRARAEVINSYVYRMGMTQGDFSYATAVGLGVSIVSVILLVTANKITSKLNDNQSVL, from the coding sequence GTGAATAAAACAGCTGTAGTACCGGCAACTTCAATGCCGCCGAACGCCAAGAAGCCTATGGGGCAGCGGATCAAAGAATTTGTAATCGATTACAAAAGGCAGTGGGAGATTCAATCCATGATTCTGCCGGGCATTATTTTTATGATTATTTTTTGCTACATACCGATTTACGGTCTGACAATTGCCTTCAAGAACTACACGGTCATAGACACACTGTCTACTGCACCCTGGGTGGGACTGGATAACTTCAAGATTATTCTGTCTGACGAATACTTCTGGGATGCGGTCGTGAACACGCTGGGCATCAGCTTCCTGAAGCTTGGGATCGGGTTCGTCATTCCGATTATTCTCGCCATCATGATTTACGAGCTGAACATGGGGCGCTTCAAAAAATTCGTCCAGACCATCTCCTACCTGCCGCATTTCCTGTCATGGATCGTACTCGGCGGGATGCTGATCACCTGGTTCTCTACTTCCGGCTTGTTCAATGAGCTGCTGCTGAATCTGGGACTGATCTCGAAGCCGTCCAACATTCTACTGGATTCCGGAAAGTACTGGTGGATTGCCACGTTGTCCGATATCTGGAAAGAAGCCGGGTGGGGCACAATTCTGTATCTGGCCATTATGTCAAAAATCGATCCGACCTACTACGAGGCGGCCAAAATAGATGGAGCCAGCCGGCTCCGGCAAATCTGGAATATCACTCTTCCGAACATGAAGTCAATTATCAGCCTGAATCTGATTCTGACTGTAAGCGGTTTACTCGGCTCCAATCTGGACCAGACGCTGGTCCTCATGAACTCCCAGAACCGGGCGAGAGCCGAAGTTATCAACTCTTATGTATACCGTATGGGGATGACGCAAGGTGATTTCTCGTATGCGACCGCCGTTGGTTTAGGCGTCTCCATCGTATCGGTGATCCTGCTGGTTACGGCGAACAAAATCACCAGTAAATTGAATGATAATCAATCCGTGTTATAA
- a CDS encoding LacI family DNA-binding transcriptional regulator — protein sequence MGKITIKDVAREAGVSISTVSNALNDVDVLNPETKSHVLKVAQRLNYVPNLNGKLLKSGTTKMLGFFTTSVSGPYFYKLVESMARQCDRLGYGLNVFVTKDKQVVMSNILGRRVDGVIIYEELGIDEKDIAAMKKDKIKAVFLDRVLEDEGMGSIIFDSFESGYEATKYLIGLGHKKIAYISGVDTMFDSVQRREGYLAAIRQYQLPEDEDYILQGYFEEDSTYNAVKSFIRVHPEKLPDAFLAGNDISAIGCIQALKSYGYEVPEDVSVMGFDDIDIAPYYSPPLTTVRNQIARQGMLAIDHLVRMIQEKEQGAVQKLQGELVVRGSSHVKMDRNDRP from the coding sequence ATGGGAAAGATAACAATCAAAGACGTGGCCAGAGAAGCGGGCGTCTCCATCTCCACGGTCTCCAACGCCTTGAATGACGTGGATGTACTCAACCCGGAGACCAAATCCCATGTGCTGAAGGTAGCGCAGCGCCTGAATTATGTTCCGAACCTGAACGGTAAGCTGCTGAAGTCCGGTACGACCAAGATGCTGGGGTTTTTCACCACAAGTGTGTCAGGTCCATACTTCTACAAGCTGGTAGAATCCATGGCCCGTCAGTGCGACCGCCTAGGCTACGGGCTGAATGTATTTGTCACCAAGGACAAACAAGTGGTCATGAGCAATATTCTCGGGCGGCGCGTGGACGGTGTCATTATCTATGAAGAGCTGGGCATCGATGAGAAGGACATTGCCGCGATGAAGAAAGACAAGATTAAGGCAGTGTTTCTGGACCGGGTGCTGGAGGACGAAGGGATGGGGAGCATCATTTTTGATTCTTTTGAATCAGGCTATGAGGCTACCAAGTATTTAATCGGCCTGGGGCATAAGAAAATTGCCTATATCTCCGGCGTAGATACGATGTTCGACAGCGTACAGCGGCGGGAAGGTTATCTGGCAGCGATCCGCCAATATCAGCTTCCGGAAGATGAGGATTATATTCTTCAGGGTTATTTTGAGGAAGACAGCACCTATAATGCCGTGAAGTCCTTTATCCGCGTGCATCCCGAGAAATTACCTGATGCCTTCCTGGCCGGTAATGATATCAGTGCGATCGGCTGTATCCAGGCGCTTAAGAGCTACGGGTATGAGGTGCCGGAGGATGTCAGCGTAATGGGCTTCGATGATATTGATATCGCTCCATACTACTCGCCGCCGCTCACGACAGTGCGGAATCAGATCGCAAGGCAGGGCATGCTGGCAATTGACCATCTGGTGCGCATGATTCAAGAGAAGGAGCAAGGCGCCGTACAGAAATTGCAGGGTGAACTTGTTGTAAGAGGCTCAAGCCATGTAAAGATGGACCGGAATGACCGCCCTTAG
- the fabZ gene encoding 3-hydroxyacyl-ACP dehydratase FabZ: MLDVNEIQARVPHRYPFLLVDRITELEEGKRAVGIKNVSINEPIFQGHFPGYPVMPGVLIVEALAQVGGIAMSKQEESRSTLGLLTGIDNCRFKRQVKPGDQLRLEFEVTRVKGMIVKGTGTATVEGERVCEAEIMFAFSGQ, encoded by the coding sequence ATGCTGGACGTTAATGAAATTCAGGCGCGGGTTCCCCACCGTTATCCGTTTCTGCTGGTAGACCGGATCACCGAGCTTGAAGAAGGCAAGCGGGCGGTAGGAATTAAGAATGTGAGTATAAACGAACCGATCTTCCAGGGGCATTTCCCCGGATACCCGGTGATGCCGGGTGTATTGATTGTAGAGGCGCTGGCTCAGGTAGGCGGTATAGCCATGTCCAAGCAGGAAGAGAGCAGAAGCACCCTCGGACTGCTCACGGGAATAGACAACTGCCGGTTTAAACGTCAAGTGAAGCCGGGAGATCAGCTGCGCCTTGAATTTGAGGTCACCCGCGTCAAAGGGATGATTGTAAAAGGAACCGGGACCGCCACTGTAGAGGGTGAGCGGGTGTGCGAGGCAGAGATTATGTTTGCGTTCAGCGGGCAATAA
- a CDS encoding MATE family efflux transporter has product MNKEVSNQYYLESAPMKKAIFHLSVPMMIGMSVGTVYNVINAYFIGLLHNTGMLTAITLGLPIFTVLMAFGNVFGVGGGTFVTRLAGEKNTEKGKRIAGYTFYASIIAGIVIALLALLAINPLTRLLGADAATFDYTKTYALTMFAGGFAIVLNFALEQLVRAEGASKESMYGIFISTALSLIFDPLFILILGWHVAGAALAMCLANLGSALYYLYYLEKRSQNLRGFLKHFRISLQDKLEIYKVGITELLQCAFLIVTTLLLNNYSIQYGDNVVAGFGVALRIVQIPEFLSMGLFLGLIPLFAFNYASRNRARLTSSIKYAFGYIASIAVVFVSLVYVFRGPILHLFSSDNSVISMGIYILAAMLISALFNGFTGLFMSIFQATGQAAQAGIMAVTQGVLYIPVIIVLHYFFGLHGVIWSMTVTEVTTSLLGAILFIGFKRKLRNMASVDDLEAAAPALSV; this is encoded by the coding sequence ATGAACAAGGAAGTATCCAACCAATATTACCTGGAATCCGCTCCAATGAAAAAGGCGATATTCCATTTGTCAGTTCCCATGATGATCGGCATGTCGGTCGGAACGGTCTACAATGTGATCAACGCGTATTTCATCGGCCTGCTGCATAATACGGGGATGCTGACGGCGATTACGCTGGGCTTGCCGATTTTTACCGTCCTGATGGCCTTCGGCAATGTGTTTGGAGTAGGCGGCGGAACCTTCGTCACCCGGCTGGCCGGAGAGAAGAATACGGAGAAGGGTAAGCGGATCGCCGGATATACCTTCTATGCAAGCATCATCGCCGGAATCGTTATCGCCCTGCTGGCGCTGCTGGCGATTAATCCGCTCACCCGCCTGCTCGGTGCGGATGCGGCAACCTTCGATTACACGAAGACCTATGCCCTGACGATGTTCGCCGGCGGCTTCGCGATTGTGCTTAACTTTGCGCTTGAACAGCTGGTCCGCGCGGAGGGGGCCTCGAAGGAGTCGATGTACGGCATTTTCATCAGCACGGCGCTCAGCCTGATCTTTGACCCGCTGTTTATCCTGATTCTGGGCTGGCATGTAGCCGGAGCGGCGCTGGCCATGTGTCTCGCTAACCTTGGTTCGGCACTCTATTATCTCTATTATCTGGAGAAACGGAGTCAGAATCTCAGGGGGTTCCTGAAGCATTTCAGAATATCCCTACAGGATAAGCTGGAGATCTATAAAGTCGGCATCACTGAGCTGCTGCAATGCGCTTTTCTGATTGTGACCACACTACTGCTTAATAACTATTCCATCCAGTATGGTGATAATGTCGTAGCCGGGTTTGGGGTGGCCCTGAGAATTGTGCAGATTCCCGAGTTCCTGTCGATGGGACTGTTCCTGGGCCTGATTCCGCTCTTCGCCTTTAACTATGCCAGCAGGAACAGAGCGAGACTTACCTCCAGCATAAAGTATGCTTTTGGCTATATCGCCAGCATTGCGGTGGTATTTGTCAGTCTGGTCTATGTGTTCCGGGGACCTATCCTGCATTTATTCTCCAGCGATAACTCAGTGATCAGCATGGGGATTTATATCCTGGCAGCCATGCTCATCTCCGCGCTGTTCAATGGTTTTACCGGTCTGTTCATGAGCATCTTCCAGGCCACGGGCCAAGCCGCCCAGGCGGGGATTATGGCTGTTACGCAAGGAGTGCTCTATATCCCGGTGATTATCGTGCTGCATTATTTCTTCGGACTGCATGGCGTGATCTGGTCCATGACCGTTACCGAGGTGACGACAAGCCTTCTGGGCGCGATCCTGTTCATCGGCTTCAAGCGGAAGCTGAGAAACATGGCTAGTGTAGATGATCTGGAGGCTGCTGCTCCGGCGTTGTCGGTGTGA
- a CDS encoding MarR family winged helix-turn-helix transcriptional regulator yields MAEPILHTPYSDLIREIGLKLKSSADARLNELGLNSAQGRMIGYIYENQDKGVIQKDLAEQFKRRGASITSMLQGLEKKGYIARVTHEKDERQKKLTVLEKGVILVEEFNLMFSDVEAGITRQLSKEEAATLLSLLSKVNQSL; encoded by the coding sequence ATGGCCGAACCCATTTTGCATACACCGTATTCAGATTTGATCCGTGAGATTGGACTCAAGCTTAAGAGCTCTGCCGATGCCCGGCTGAACGAGCTGGGACTGAACTCCGCACAAGGCCGGATGATCGGATATATCTATGAGAATCAGGACAAAGGTGTGATCCAGAAGGATCTGGCGGAGCAGTTCAAGCGGCGAGGGGCCAGCATCACCAGCATGCTCCAGGGCCTGGAGAAAAAAGGCTACATCGCACGCGTCACCCATGAGAAGGATGAGCGTCAGAAGAAGCTGACCGTATTGGAGAAGGGAGTCATCCTGGTCGAGGAGTTCAACCTGATGTTCTCGGATGTCGAAGCCGGTATTACCCGGCAGCTCAGCAAGGAGGAGGCAGCAACCCTATTGTCGCTGCTGTCCAAAGTTAATCAAAGCTTGTAA
- a CDS encoding YheC/YheD family protein, producing MTAKQVQSGQSKWYKTRLLLKNQTISPFIPDTRRFTRRNLEQMIHSYGMIYVKPERGTYGNGVIRAERGERQGYTYQYEETRRHFDAFEAFHKSLAKKIGRKSYLVQKGIHLLKQGGRRFDLRVMVQLSPKGVWEATGIIGRLGHPRKIVTNYHSGGKPTAVEQLLSTHLSAHQLVQLKGELNRLGTRIAVQMQKTYPHHRQFGVDIGLDRTLKPWIIEVNMNPDPYIFNQLKDKSMYRRVMRYRRFSLKP from the coding sequence GTGACAGCCAAGCAGGTTCAGTCAGGTCAGAGCAAATGGTACAAGACCCGATTATTGCTTAAGAACCAAACCATTTCCCCGTTCATTCCGGATACCCGGAGGTTTACCAGACGAAATCTGGAGCAGATGATTCACAGCTATGGAATGATTTATGTCAAGCCGGAACGGGGAACCTATGGCAATGGAGTGATCCGCGCTGAGCGGGGGGAACGGCAGGGGTATACGTACCAGTATGAGGAAACGCGGCGCCATTTCGATGCGTTTGAAGCTTTTCATAAAAGTCTGGCGAAGAAGATCGGCAGAAAGAGCTATCTGGTTCAAAAAGGTATCCATCTGCTGAAGCAGGGCGGGCGCCGCTTTGACCTCCGGGTGATGGTGCAGCTCAGCCCCAAGGGCGTTTGGGAGGCTACCGGGATCATTGGCCGGCTGGGCCATCCGCGCAAAATAGTCACCAACTACCACAGCGGCGGCAAACCGACCGCAGTGGAGCAGTTGCTCTCTACCCATCTGTCGGCCCACCAGCTCGTACAGCTGAAGGGTGAACTGAACCGTCTGGGCACACGCATCGCGGTTCAAATGCAGAAGACCTATCCTCACCACCGGCAATTCGGTGTAGACATCGGTCTTGACCGGACGCTCAAGCCGTGGATTATTGAAGTGAACATGAATCCAGACCCGTATATTTTTAATCAGCTTAAGGATAAATCCATGTACCGCAGAGTGATGAGGTACCGGCGTTTTAGCCTGAAGCCATAG
- a CDS encoding DUF6492 family protein: protein MSDASENVTKNGPPIDVLIPAIEKDLATLPHVIDSLRRYVRHPISHIYIVSPNSSKIRRLCSRKNCVFVDETTVLPFTKKAIRYSSSRWNRSGWLYQQLLKMNGDHICREKFFLVVDADTVLIRPHRFRSGGKSIFYCRSWSQPEYFRTYRKLLGAAAPSPKSFVTHYMLFESAKLASLKRMIEARHGMPWHAAILRSIDKTKQFGFSEFETYANYVYSRNSAAVLLRNANNKALKTPAASLGKAQLQKYARTYRSLSFHQRKGYSTPPKP from the coding sequence ATGTCAGATGCTTCGGAAAATGTAACGAAAAATGGTCCTCCAATCGATGTCCTGATCCCGGCTATTGAAAAGGATCTTGCCACCCTCCCCCATGTAATCGACAGTCTCCGCCGTTACGTCCGCCACCCTATCAGCCATATTTATATTGTCTCGCCGAACAGCAGCAAGATCAGAAGGCTATGCTCCCGCAAAAATTGTGTCTTTGTCGATGAAACCACCGTTCTGCCGTTCACTAAGAAAGCTATCCGCTACTCCTCTTCCCGCTGGAACCGTTCCGGCTGGCTGTACCAGCAGCTGCTTAAGATGAACGGGGATCATATTTGCCGCGAGAAATTCTTCCTGGTGGTTGATGCGGATACGGTGCTGATTCGCCCCCATCGTTTCCGTTCCGGCGGGAAAAGCATCTTTTACTGCCGCAGCTGGAGCCAGCCGGAATATTTCCGCACCTACCGGAAGCTGCTCGGCGCCGCCGCTCCTTCCCCTAAGTCTTTTGTTACACACTATATGCTGTTCGAGTCCGCGAAGCTGGCCAGTCTCAAAAGAATGATTGAAGCCCGGCACGGGATGCCCTGGCATGCCGCTATCCTCCGCTCCATCGACAAAACGAAGCAGTTCGGCTTCTCCGAATTCGAAACCTATGCCAACTATGTGTACAGCAGGAACAGCGCCGCTGTGCTGCTCAGGAACGCCAACAATAAAGCTCTGAAGACTCCGGCGGCCTCCCTGGGCAAAGCGCAGCTTCAGAAGTATGCCCGTACGTACCGTTCGCTGTCCTTCCATCAGCGCAAGGGATATTCCACTCCGCCCAAACCTTAA
- a CDS encoding sugar phosphate nucleotidyltransferase: protein MHTILLSGGSGMRLWPLSGSIRSKMFLPLLPAPDGGTESMIGRVCRQLGQAGLDGSVLFVAHQEQLAITRRYTGKKFQVIGEPYKRGTFTAAAYGALHLYSAGKAKLEDIICIAPADMYADEDFFRLFPKFPDILAASQAELLLLGTQPAHPSDQYGYIVPAQGGMEAYAQVLSFAEKPDIAKARELMQEHALWNCGVFAFRLSFLLSHLQRMGLPTDHAAFAAQYAGLPVRSFDKEVAEHSTKAVVVRHKGEWSDLGSWDMLTARLDSPLTGEGGLWGECRDTHIVNELKVPLHVIGVPGIVAIASPEGILVAARKEANMIKDILQEHSVQEPRYGETGWGSYTLLDQAANGIRLVLTMMLTLLPEHDIPEMDCQHSAKTWMIVSGHGEVTVNGAAAAASAGGIFTIARGDRHAVRAVSTLKLIEVRISDPGDERRVYGS from the coding sequence TTGCATACTATTCTTCTAAGCGGGGGCTCCGGTATGCGGCTATGGCCCCTCTCCGGCAGCATCCGTTCCAAGATGTTCCTGCCGCTGCTTCCTGCACCTGACGGGGGCACAGAGTCCATGATCGGACGCGTATGCCGGCAGCTCGGTCAAGCGGGACTTGACGGATCCGTGCTGTTCGTTGCGCATCAGGAGCAGCTGGCCATCACCCGGCGCTATACCGGAAAAAAATTCCAGGTGATCGGGGAGCCTTACAAACGCGGCACATTTACGGCAGCCGCCTATGGCGCCCTGCATTTGTACTCCGCAGGAAAGGCTAAACTGGAGGACATCATCTGCATCGCTCCGGCTGATATGTATGCGGACGAAGACTTCTTCCGGCTGTTTCCTAAGTTTCCGGATATTCTGGCAGCCTCACAGGCAGAGCTCCTCCTGCTTGGAACTCAACCTGCCCATCCTTCGGATCAATACGGCTATATTGTCCCGGCACAAGGAGGCATGGAGGCGTATGCTCAGGTGCTCTCTTTTGCAGAGAAACCGGATATCGCCAAAGCGCGGGAGCTGATGCAGGAGCATGCCTTATGGAACTGCGGGGTATTCGCGTTTCGGCTAAGCTTCCTGCTGTCGCATCTGCAGAGGATGGGGCTGCCCACTGATCATGCGGCATTTGCTGCTCAATATGCCGGACTTCCGGTCCGCAGCTTTGACAAGGAAGTGGCGGAGCACAGCACCAAAGCAGTCGTTGTGCGGCATAAGGGGGAGTGGTCTGATCTGGGAAGCTGGGATATGCTGACTGCCCGGCTGGACTCCCCGTTGACTGGCGAAGGAGGCTTATGGGGGGAATGCCGGGATACCCATATCGTCAACGAGCTGAAGGTTCCGCTGCATGTAATCGGTGTACCCGGCATAGTCGCCATAGCGAGCCCCGAAGGCATCCTGGTTGCAGCCAGGAAGGAAGCAAACATGATCAAGGACATCCTGCAAGAGCATTCTGTTCAGGAACCGAGGTACGGTGAGACCGGCTGGGGCAGCTATACCCTTCTGGACCAGGCAGCAAATGGCATCCGCCTTGTACTTACGATGATGCTAACACTGCTGCCGGAGCATGACATCCCGGAAATGGACTGTCAGCATTCTGCCAAGACATGGATGATTGTATCGGGCCACGGTGAGGTCACGGTGAATGGAGCCGCAGCCGCAGCATCGGCAGGGGGAATATTCACTATAGCCCGTGGAGACCGGCATGCGGTCAGGGCTGTCAGCACCTTGAAGCTTATTGAGGTACGGATCAGTGATCCAGGCGATGAGAGGCGGGTATATGGCAGCTGA